aCTTTTTCAATTCACACAAACAACAAACATTTGCTAATAGCCGAAAATTATCCTACGATTTGAATTCGTTTTGGTTGTTTTTATCGCGTAATACTCAAAGCGTGTTTATAATCTAGGGATTCTTGGTTTGATTCTTCTTGGTTTCTTATTTAGTTGGTTTTACAATAAGGACACTAGTGAATTACATTTAAACGGTTGATGGGAAAACGACCAACCGAAAATTTGAGGAAAAATTCAGAAGGAAGGACAACGTACGTTGTAAAAGTAGCAACGATGATGGCGGTGGCTTCCATTTCCGGTTCCGTTTAGTTCTGCAACGCGGCTCGCAGGAGACTGTCCAGGGTAAGCTGGATGGTCCCATTGGCAGCTGCCTGCAGAACGGATGGCGGCTTGGGCAGGGCCGGAAACATTGTCGGTGTTCCCGCTTGACTGCCCTTGCCGCCCAGGCATTCCATACCAGTGGTTGCCAGCGTTTCGGGCACGGGGGCATGGCACACGCTGTGCGGCGAGGGAGGCGTGGGCAGGGGGCTTTTTGATTTCTGTGTTTCGGGTTTGTCCTCTGGTTGGGTCTCTTGAATCGGCTCCTGCTCCTTCTCCTGCTCCTTCTCTTGTTCCTGTttcagctgctgctgctgctgctgctgggcaaTAGCAGTGTTGACCTTGTTCCACAGGTTGCTGATGACAGCGGTATCCTTGCCAGCAGCTGCCGTCCGCTTCGCAATCTTCTCGAGGAAACTCTCGGTTTCCGGAGCAGCATTCAAGGTAGTTTCCGCAACattctgctgctgttgcggCCTGCCTTCGCTGCGTGTGTGCGAGATAAGGCGTGGTCGTATCTGCGGTCTCTCCGATGGCAATTCCGGTAAAGTAGCAGATACCGCCAGACCCTGGCTCACAAGATCCAACATGATGCGCTGTGTGATGCCCAGCACTAAAGACTTATTGGCCTCCGTAATGTAGGGCTCGCACTGCTTGGGTTTGCTTTCATCATTGCTCCCTGGAGCCTGGCGACGCAGCTTCGCTCGCATGGATTCCACGGCAAGCGGAACTGGTGTTTGCTGGCCTGATCCGTCCGGTTTAAAGCTGACCAAATCGTAAACAAAGTCTTTGTTGACCGCCTTGACCCGTTTGCGGATGGGTCGCTTTTCGTGGGAGTGCTCGCCAGATTCAGGTGAGATTTGAGTGCGAGACTTGCGACGTTTCTTGCTAGGCGTGGGAGTGGATTCCATCGGCTCCTGGCCGGGTTCCTCCTTTATTACGGCTGATGGTGATATGGGTCGTACTTCTCCCACAAATTCTAATATGGTTTTTGCACGCTTCAAGCGCCTTTCGTAGGTCTTTATAGGGGGCTTTGCCTCCTTTTCCGTCACTGTCAGCTCCTCCTCCTTATCCAACAAAATGATATCCCCGTCCACATCGTCGCGCGAGTACTCACACTCGTGGGTGGACACATACTGCTCCGTCAGCTTGTCTCGATCTCCTTCAATCTTGTGGGTAAATCCCAGGTGATTAACAATATCATAGCGCCGAAATGCGCGATATTCGCAAAGATTGCAGCCAAAGCGGCGTGCTCGGTAATGGAACATGGATATGTGACGACGTAGATTTCCGAGGGCATTGAACTGCTTATGGCAGATCTTGCATCGGCAACGCAGCTGCTTCTCCGCTGGCACATGACGCTTCTTCTTGGCCTTGCCCTTAACATCTTCCAGATCGGTGTTGGCTTCAGGACCAGCCCCTGGCGCAAGCTCCTGCTCCTCGTCGGTGTTTGAAGCTTCATCACTAGCAGAGTCGCTTTCATGTGCCAAATTTAGCTGGTCCAGCGACACTGTGGTGAGGCCTGGGGCAAATGAATCGTTCGGTTCCTGTAGATCAGCAAACATCTCGTTTAGAGAAATTTCCTCTCTCTTTATCGGTTCATCTTTCGGCAGATCTATGGAGGCGGTTGGTTCTTCATCGGCTGCATCCAGACTGGAATCATTGCTCTTCACCTTCAGTTTTTTGACGGAAGGAGCCGGCTTCGCCAACGCCTCTTGCTTCGCCCGACAATTGAGCAGGTGGGTTGACAGAGCAGCGCGACGCTCGAAGGATTTTTCACAGTAGATACACAAAG
This region of Drosophila subpulchrella strain 33 F10 #4 breed RU33 unplaced genomic scaffold, RU_Dsub_v1.1 Primary Assembly Seq354, whole genome shotgun sequence genomic DNA includes:
- the LOC119560362 gene encoding uncharacterized protein LOC119560362 gives rise to the protein MRKRSSRCNSDTFKEEQMDHNGDDISLLQRPLRTAHTGFEEARRAYEDGTNEVRQLLSLECSLIYECKVCRNMFRSLANFISHKRVFCCVSARSANGSDTDQNSTMIIQTGGGPSPQDMEHMLRSRSTGCSPVPRDVRPIRGGGGGMRDLSGVIERLRREKASSQARRSSPTVLQLESVPTSSQAVYQTIKVDQEDSIRTELDEVHRMLNPAETIVGPDGKALTTVKLERHGGSDSGETGEQSISDETETSIHCDICNLTFQTNKTLEVHIQKHHSSSAFVFQCPACSLTFLQAAAVIRHLSKDHKKPTRRIRMMRNTILKRRVQQGDIQPKGPCRELKRLQLSDDVVGYVPEPLDASGEHRKIMSLCIYCEKSFERRAALSTHLLNCRAKQEALAKPAPSVKKLKVKSNDSSLDAADEEPTASIDLPKDEPIKREEISLNEMFADLQEPNDSFAPGLTTVSLDQLNLAHESDSASDEASNTDEEQELAPGAGPEANTDLEDVKGKAKKKRHVPAEKQLRCRCKICHKQFNALGNLRRHISMFHYRARRFGCNLCEYRAFRRYDIVNHLGFTHKIEGDRDKLTEQYVSTHECEYSRDDVDGDIILLDKEEELTVTEKEAKPPIKTYERRLKRAKTILEFVGEVRPISPSAVIKEEPGQEPMESTPTPSKKRRKSRTQISPESGEHSHEKRPIRKRVKAVNKDFVYDLVSFKPDGSGQQTPVPLAVESMRAKLRRQAPGSNDESKPKQCEPYITEANKSLVLGITQRIMLDLVSQGLAVSATLPELPSERPQIRPRLISHTRSEGRPQQQQNVAETTLNAAPETESFLEKIAKRTAAAGKDTAVISNLWNKVNTAIAQQQQQQQLKQEQEKEQEKEQEPIQETQPEDKPETQKSKSPLPTPPSPHSVCHAPVPETLATTGMECLGGKGSQAGTPTMFPALPKPPSVLQAAANGTIQLTLDSLLRAALQN